CGCCACTACCAAAGGGGCCTGTATATCGATTCGAATGTCATCGTCCTCCATTTCCGCCTGAGCCAAGTATTTGCGAGCACAGGCAGGAAACAGGAAGCCCAGCGAGCCGGCACCACTTGCCTCGATCTTCTCAAACCCCTGAAGCCCCAGGACGAAGCACCCTCAGCCGATGGAATGAACGTCGAAACCTTGCGCCAAGCCATTCACAGACATTTGAAGTCTATCTTGTAAACTTCCCTCCTCAGCCCCGCACGCGTTTTAGTTCTGCGAGCTCGGCCTCCAGTGACTCCCTGGACTGCACAGCGAACTCATATTCCTTTTTCAGTTTGTCTATCTGACGAACGACCACACTCTTGATCGACTCCATCTCCTGTTCGAGCGCATCGGCCCGGCTCTTGGCAAAACTCAACTCTTCTTCCTTGGCCGCTGTGTCGCGGTTTGCCTGTGACAACTGTTCTGCCAGCTCTCGCTCTTTTTTCCGACTCTCCTCCTTCATGCTCTCGATTTCATCCAGGGCGGCCTTTTTCTTATTCGCAAGTTCGAGGTTAAGCTTCTGCTCGATATCACGTCGCACCTCTTCCACACTGTTTTTTACTCCCTTAATCTGCTCCGCCACCTCTTTCTGCACCTCATTGAACTGTGCCTGCAAAACCGCTTTATCCTTTTCGATCTGTTCGCCCATCTTCCTGAGTTCCTCTTCCTTTTGTGCCTGCACATTGGCACTTTCCTTCTTGATCTGTTCGAGGGTTTGCTTGCGCTCTTCTTCAAGCGCCGCCTTTTGATCGACCCTTTCTTTCTCGATCTGTTGGATAGTTTTTTGGCGTTCCTCTTCAATTCGTAGTTGTAAATCGGCCCTTTCCTTTTCATCTTGCTGGTGCCGGGCCTCGAATTCCTTCTGCATCAAATCTAGGGTGTCCTTGTTTTTCTGCTGCTGAGCACCGAGTTCTCTCTCGGCTTCCACACGCTTCGCTGAAAGTTCTTGCTCCAAGCGTATTTCCGTTTCCTTTTTCTTGCACAACGCTTCAATCTCCTGGAGTTCCTTCTGCTTTTGTTCGTCGAGTTCTTTCCGCATCAAAGCCAGGTCTTCGTCGTTTTTCTGTCGTTCAACCTTGATCTGATTCTCGGTTTCAGCACGCATCTCGGCAATCTCTTTTTCTGCTTTTTGATGCAGAGCCTCGATTTCCTGGAGCTTCTTCTGCTTTTGATCGTTGAATTCCTTCTGCATCAAATCGAGGGCTTCCTTGTTTTTCTGTCGCTGGAAATTGAGCTGATTTTCACTTTTGGTACGCTTCTCCAAAATCTCTTTCTCTACCTCTGCAAGCATCTTGCTCCTCTCAAGCGAGACCGATGTCCGCAGCTGGCTCATCTCGGTTCTCAACTGCTCAAGCTCCTGTTTCCTTTTTGCCTCTTGCGCCTTAAAACTGGAATTTTCTTCCTGAAATCTCTCGTGTTCATATTTCAGTCGTTTCATCTCCGAGGCCATCTCCTTCACCTGATCTACAATGAATGCCTTCTTCTCGGCGAAGATTTCCCTCTGAGCAAAGTTTTTGTCATAGCGTTGCACCCCCTCAATAATTTCCTTTTTGAGAGCCTCGTCGTCAAAAGGCTTCATGAAGTACTTGACGATATGCCCTTCGTTGATGGCCTTCACGGCCACATCTGTCTCCGCATATCCGGTCAGGAGAAAGATGGGAAGGTCGGCATTCTTCTCGTGAATCTTCGCGGCCAGTTCGATCCCGGTCACTTTAGGCATCCGTTGGTCGGTGACCACCACGCAGATATCTGGATGCGCCTCCATCTCCTTCAACGCCGCCTCAGCGCCATCAGCCGTGTAAACATTAAAATGACGCTTGTAGGTATCCTGCGCCAAACTTCTCAGATCTTCTTCATCATCTACAAACAAGACCGAGTCCTTGTCGTTGGGGCGAACTCTATCTTCTCTCTTGAGATCCCCTGAAAGGTGTAGCGTTGCCTCCCGTGAAGACTCCATGACGATCTTCACTTCCTCGAACTCCCTGCACTTCACTTCCAGGGCTTCAATCACTTTCTCCATCTCCTCAATTTG
The DNA window shown above is from Deltaproteobacteria bacterium and carries:
- a CDS encoding response regulator, producing MTANTKVLLIDNNKNFLQEFEGELSTTYSLESCFSAKDALAKFRKFAPNVVVLDANIPDMSFAKLLNLFRETDKNVIRIVTSEDFGKMDEIFDAINQAEAHHYLRKPLNYQELKRLIDSKVADYHAVKAMKASSEGAGDVGGAYDKMKNILGRVKEAEQLKAQSLAQLEKTKQLENESIVKMREAHEEALRAKRQFEAAQEEALRSRRQIEEMEKVIEALEVKCREFEEVKIVMESSREATLHLSGDLKREDRVRPNDKDSVLFVDDEEDLRSLAQDTYKRHFNVYTADGAEAALKEMEAHPDICVVVTDQRMPKVTGIELAAKIHEKNADLPIFLLTGYAETDVAVKAINEGHIVKYFMKPFDDEALKKEIIEGVQRYDKNFAQREIFAEKKAFIVDQVKEMASEMKRLKYEHERFQEENSSFKAQEAKRKQELEQLRTEMSQLRTSVSLERSKMLAEVEKEILEKRTKSENQLNFQRQKNKEALDLMQKEFNDQKQKKLQEIEALHQKAEKEIAEMRAETENQIKVERQKNDEDLALMRKELDEQKQKELQEIEALCKKKETEIRLEQELSAKRVEAERELGAQQQKNKDTLDLMQKEFEARHQQDEKERADLQLRIEEERQKTIQQIEKERVDQKAALEEERKQTLEQIKKESANVQAQKEEELRKMGEQIEKDKAVLQAQFNEVQKEVAEQIKGVKNSVEEVRRDIEQKLNLELANKKKAALDEIESMKEESRKKERELAEQLSQANRDTAAKEEELSFAKSRADALEQEMESIKSVVVRQIDKLKKEYEFAVQSRESLEAELAELKRVRG